A window of the Streptomyces sp. NBC_01351 genome harbors these coding sequences:
- a CDS encoding dolichyl-phosphate-mannose--protein mannosyltransferase — MTSTATPPPSPAGAPPTPPSGWAEEQPTWLRRLRGFGYAPPAGASARTDVRGRLVPPYAQPSPQLWMTFGLPPEVWGTWNRILAWAGPLLVALVAGVLRFVNLGSPKAVIFDETYYAKDAWATVKQGYEASWPKDIDKSILANPDGIALPLDPGYVVHPPVGKWVIGLGELMHGFTPFGWRFMTALLGTLSVLMLCRIGRRLFRSTFLGCLAGALLAVDGLHLVMSRTALLDLVLMFFVLAAFGALLIDRDGARARLAAALPVDEEGRTRPDMKIAETLRLGWRPYRILAGVCLGLAAGTKWNGFIALAFFGVLTVLWDAAARRTAGAGRPYASMLRRDALPAFVSTVPVAIVTYVASWSGWIFSPDNGKGGYLRDWAAKYDQNSSLSFLPEWLRSLWHYETEVYKFHVNLHDGHTYDSNPWSWLVLGRPVSYFYESPAPGTDGCPATEAGKCAREVLALGTPLLWWAGCFALLYVLWRWFFRRDWRAGAIACALGAGLLPWFNYQERTIFYFYAVVFVPYLCLAVAMMIGALLGPAGSNERRRALGAIGAGVLVLLIVWNFIYFWPIYTGQTLPMDSWRNRMWLDTWV; from the coding sequence GTGACCAGTACCGCGACGCCGCCGCCCAGCCCCGCGGGGGCCCCTCCCACCCCGCCGTCGGGGTGGGCCGAAGAGCAGCCCACCTGGCTGCGCCGCCTGCGCGGCTTCGGCTACGCGCCGCCGGCCGGAGCGTCCGCGCGCACGGACGTCCGGGGCCGCCTGGTGCCCCCGTACGCACAGCCGTCCCCACAGCTGTGGATGACCTTCGGGCTGCCGCCCGAGGTGTGGGGGACGTGGAACCGGATCCTGGCGTGGGCGGGGCCGCTGCTGGTGGCGCTGGTCGCGGGGGTGCTGCGGTTCGTGAACCTGGGCAGTCCGAAGGCGGTGATATTCGACGAGACGTACTACGCCAAGGACGCCTGGGCCACGGTCAAGCAGGGCTACGAGGCGAGCTGGCCCAAGGACATCGACAAGTCGATCCTCGCCAACCCCGACGGGATCGCCCTCCCGCTGGACCCCGGCTACGTGGTGCACCCGCCCGTCGGCAAGTGGGTCATCGGGCTCGGCGAGCTGATGCACGGCTTCACCCCCTTCGGCTGGCGGTTCATGACGGCCCTGCTCGGCACCCTGTCGGTGCTGATGCTGTGCCGGATCGGGCGCCGCCTGTTCCGCTCCACCTTCCTGGGCTGCCTGGCGGGCGCGCTGCTGGCGGTGGACGGCCTGCACCTGGTGATGAGCCGCACCGCGCTGCTCGACCTGGTGCTGATGTTCTTCGTGCTGGCCGCCTTCGGGGCGCTGCTGATCGACCGGGACGGGGCGCGGGCCCGGCTCGCGGCCGCGCTCCCGGTGGACGAGGAGGGCCGTACCCGGCCCGACATGAAGATCGCCGAGACGCTGCGGCTGGGCTGGCGCCCGTACCGGATCCTGGCGGGCGTCTGCCTGGGCCTGGCCGCCGGCACGAAGTGGAACGGCTTCATCGCCCTGGCCTTCTTCGGCGTCCTCACCGTGCTGTGGGACGCGGCCGCGCGCCGCACGGCGGGCGCGGGGCGCCCGTACGCGTCGATGCTGCGCCGTGACGCCCTGCCGGCCTTCGTGTCCACCGTCCCGGTCGCGATCGTCACGTACGTCGCCTCCTGGTCGGGGTGGATCTTCAGCCCGGACAACGGCAAGGGCGGGTACCTGCGCGACTGGGCGGCCAAGTACGACCAGAACAGCTCGCTGTCGTTCCTCCCGGAGTGGCTGCGGAGCCTGTGGCACTACGAGACCGAGGTCTACAAGTTCCACGTCAACCTGCACGACGGGCACACCTACGACTCCAACCCGTGGAGCTGGCTGGTCCTGGGCCGGCCCGTCTCGTACTTCTACGAGTCCCCCGCGCCCGGCACCGACGGCTGCCCGGCGACCGAGGCGGGCAAGTGCGCCCGCGAGGTCCTGGCCCTGGGCACCCCGCTGCTGTGGTGGGCGGGCTGCTTCGCGCTGCTGTACGTGCTCTGGCGGTGGTTCTTCCGCCGCGACTGGCGGGCGGGCGCGATCGCGTGCGCGCTGGGCGCGGGTCTGCTGCCCTGGTTCAACTACCAGGAGCGGACGATCTTCTACTTCTACGCGGTGGTCTTCGTCCCGTACCTGTGCCTGGCGGTGGCGATGATGATCGGCGCCCTGCTGGGCCCGGCCGGTTCGAACGAGCGCAGACGGGCGCTGGGGGCGATCGGGGCGGGGGTCCTGGTCCTGCTGATCGTGTGGAACTTCATCTACTTCTGGCCCATCTACACCGGCCAGACCCTCCCGATGGACTCCTGGCGCAACCGCATGTGGCTGGACACCTGGGTCTAG
- the rsmI gene encoding 16S rRNA (cytidine(1402)-2'-O)-methyltransferase — protein sequence MPGTLVLAGTPIGDLADAPPRLAAELERADVVAAEDTRRLRRLTQGLGVHTTGRVVSYFEGNETARTPELVQALEDGKRVLLVTDAGMPSVSDPGYRLVAAAVEKDIKVTAVPGPSAVLTALALSGLPVDRFCFEGFLPRKAGERLGRLREVEGERRTLVYFEAPHRLDDTLAAMAEVFGADRRAAVCRELTKTYEEVKRGGLGELAAWAAEGVRGEITVVVEGAPAAGPGDVDAEELVRRVRVREEAGERRKEAIAAVAAEAGVPKREVFDAVVAAKNAAQKVP from the coding sequence CTGCCGGGCACGCTCGTGCTAGCCGGGACGCCCATCGGCGACCTCGCGGACGCCCCGCCGCGGCTCGCGGCCGAGCTGGAGCGGGCCGACGTCGTCGCCGCCGAGGACACCCGGCGGCTGCGCCGGCTGACCCAGGGGCTCGGCGTGCACACCACCGGGCGCGTCGTCTCGTACTTCGAGGGGAACGAGACCGCGCGCACCCCGGAGCTGGTCCAGGCCCTGGAGGACGGCAAGCGCGTGCTGCTGGTGACCGACGCCGGCATGCCCTCCGTCTCCGACCCCGGCTACCGGCTCGTCGCCGCCGCCGTGGAGAAGGACATCAAGGTCACCGCCGTCCCCGGGCCCTCCGCCGTCCTCACCGCGCTCGCCCTGTCCGGGCTGCCCGTGGACCGGTTCTGCTTCGAGGGCTTCCTGCCGCGCAAGGCGGGCGAGCGCCTGGGCCGGCTGCGCGAGGTCGAGGGCGAGCGCCGCACGCTCGTCTACTTCGAGGCCCCGCACCGGCTCGACGACACCCTGGCCGCGATGGCCGAGGTCTTCGGCGCCGACCGGCGGGCCGCCGTGTGCCGCGAGCTGACGAAGACCTACGAGGAGGTCAAGCGCGGCGGCCTCGGCGAGCTGGCGGCCTGGGCGGCCGAGGGAGTGCGCGGGGAGATCACCGTCGTGGTCGAAGGGGCCCCGGCGGCCGGGCCCGGAGACGTGGACGCCGAGGAGCTCGTGCGCCGGGTCCGGGTGCGCGAGGAGGCGGGGGAGCGCCGCAAGGAGGCCATCGCGGCGGTCGCGGCCGAGGCCGGAGTACCCAAGCGCGAGGTGTTCGACGCGGTCGTCGCGGCAAAGAATGCGGCACAAAAGGTGCCGTAA
- a CDS encoding TatD family hydrolase yields MSSSKDAPPPLPEPLRVAVADSHTHLDMQSGTVEEGLAKAASVGVTTVVQVGCDVKGSRWAAETAAAYENVHAAVALHPNEAPRIVHGDPDGWSRQGARAGGGDAALDEALAEIEALARLDHVKAVGETGLDYFRTGAEGMAAQERSFRAHIEIAKRTGKALVIHDREAHADVLRVLREEGAPERTVFHCYSGDADMARECAAAGYYMSFAGTVTFKNAAPLREALAVAPLELVLVETDAPYLTPAPYRGRPNAPYLIPLTVRAMAAVRGIDEDAMATALAANTARAFAY; encoded by the coding sequence ATGAGCTCTTCCAAGGACGCACCGCCGCCGCTGCCCGAACCCCTCCGGGTGGCGGTGGCGGACTCGCACACCCACCTGGACATGCAGTCCGGCACCGTCGAGGAGGGCCTCGCGAAGGCCGCCTCCGTGGGCGTGACCACCGTCGTCCAGGTCGGCTGCGACGTGAAGGGCTCCCGGTGGGCCGCCGAGACCGCGGCCGCGTACGAGAACGTCCACGCGGCCGTGGCCCTGCACCCGAACGAAGCCCCCCGCATCGTCCACGGGGACCCCGACGGATGGTCCCGGCAGGGCGCGCGGGCGGGCGGCGGCGACGCCGCCCTCGACGAGGCGCTCGCGGAGATCGAGGCGCTGGCCCGCCTCGACCACGTCAAGGCGGTCGGCGAGACCGGCCTCGACTACTTCCGCACCGGCGCGGAGGGGATGGCCGCGCAGGAGCGCTCCTTCCGCGCCCACATCGAGATCGCCAAGCGCACCGGCAAGGCCCTCGTCATCCACGACCGCGAGGCCCACGCCGACGTCCTGCGCGTCCTGCGCGAGGAGGGCGCCCCGGAGCGCACGGTCTTCCACTGCTACTCCGGGGACGCCGACATGGCCCGCGAGTGCGCCGCCGCCGGGTACTACATGTCCTTCGCCGGGACCGTCACCTTCAAGAACGCGGCCCCGCTGCGCGAGGCCCTCGCCGTGGCCCCGCTGGAGCTGGTCCTCGTCGAGACCGACGCCCCCTACCTGACCCCGGCGCCCTACCGCGGACGGCCCAACGCGCCGTACCTCATTCCGCTGACGGTCCGCGCCATGGCCGCCGTACGCGGCATCGACGAGGACGCGATGGCCACGGCCCTGGCGGCCAACACGGCCCGCGCCTTCGCCTACTGA
- a CDS encoding ubiquitin-like domain-containing protein, which translates to MEERPSRRRARGPGAEETLPDPDPAGPGRRRGATADTTTPASPPTGTGTGRRRGPAGSAVATAPAPPGPGRRRGTPAETPGPAAPPGPGRRRGAVAEAAPAAPPGPGRRRGGGPAILPAPAGPGSGRRRAPAVPSPAPGGNWRRIVPQALVVAFLAGGTTAFVAADKTVRLTVDGVPRDLHTFADDVTELLAAEGLGVGPHDLVAPAPGEPLDDGEQVVVRYGRPLRLTLDGQQRQVWTTARTVEGALRQLGIRAEGAYLSAPRTAPVPRAGLALSVRTERSVTFLADGGERTIRTNAATVREALDQAGITLHGQDNTSVPADSYPRDGQTVTVLRITGTREVREERIAYAVEKTEDPSLFTGTEVVERAGRPGARRVTYSLRTVNGVRQKPRRVTEEIVREPVTQLVKVGTKPLPTSVSGADGLDWSALAQCESGGRPTATDPSGTYGGLYQFDVRTWQGLGGSGRPQDAPAAEQTYRAKKLYVQRGASPWPHCGRRLT; encoded by the coding sequence ATGGAGGAGCGCCCCTCACGGCGCCGCGCCCGCGGCCCCGGTGCCGAGGAAACCCTGCCCGACCCCGACCCGGCGGGCCCGGGACGCCGCCGCGGCGCGACCGCCGATACGACGACCCCCGCGTCCCCGCCCACCGGAACGGGCACCGGCCGCCGCCGGGGCCCCGCGGGCAGCGCCGTGGCCACCGCCCCCGCCCCGCCCGGACCCGGCCGCCGGCGCGGCACTCCGGCCGAGACGCCGGGCCCCGCCGCCCCGCCGGGCCCCGGCCGACGGCGCGGCGCGGTGGCCGAGGCGGCTCCGGCCGCCCCGCCGGGACCCGGGCGCCGCCGCGGCGGGGGGCCCGCCATTCTCCCGGCCCCGGCCGGCCCCGGCAGCGGCCGCCGCCGGGCCCCGGCCGTCCCCTCACCCGCCCCGGGAGGGAACTGGCGGCGGATCGTGCCGCAGGCCCTCGTCGTCGCCTTCCTCGCCGGCGGCACCACCGCGTTCGTCGCCGCCGACAAGACCGTCCGGCTCACCGTGGACGGCGTCCCCAGGGACCTCCACACCTTCGCCGACGACGTCACCGAACTGCTGGCAGCCGAAGGCCTCGGCGTCGGCCCCCACGACCTCGTCGCCCCCGCCCCCGGCGAACCCCTCGACGACGGGGAACAGGTCGTCGTCCGCTACGGCCGCCCCCTGCGCCTGACCCTCGACGGACAGCAGCGCCAGGTGTGGACCACCGCCCGCACCGTCGAAGGCGCCCTGCGCCAGCTCGGCATCCGCGCCGAGGGCGCCTACCTCTCGGCCCCCCGCACCGCCCCCGTCCCCCGCGCGGGCCTCGCCCTCAGCGTCCGCACCGAACGCAGCGTCACCTTCCTCGCCGACGGCGGCGAACGCACCATCCGCACCAACGCCGCCACCGTCCGGGAAGCCCTCGACCAGGCCGGCATCACCCTGCACGGCCAGGACAACACCTCCGTACCCGCGGACTCCTACCCGCGAGACGGCCAGACCGTCACCGTCCTCCGCATCACCGGCACCCGCGAGGTCCGCGAGGAGCGCATCGCGTACGCCGTCGAGAAGACCGAGGACCCCTCCCTCTTCACCGGCACCGAAGTCGTCGAACGCGCCGGCCGGCCCGGCGCGCGCAGGGTCACGTACAGCCTGCGCACCGTCAACGGGGTCCGGCAGAAGCCCCGCCGCGTCACCGAGGAGATCGTCCGCGAGCCCGTCACCCAGCTCGTCAAGGTCGGCACGAAGCCGCTGCCCACCTCCGTCTCCGGCGCCGACGGCCTCGACTGGTCCGCCCTCGCCCAGTGCGAGTCCGGCGGCCGCCCCACCGCCACCGACCCCTCGGGCACGTACGGCGGCCTCTACCAGTTCGACGTCCGCACCTGGCAGGGCCTCGGCGGCAGCGGCCGCCCCCAGGACGCACCCGCCGCGGAACAGACGTACCGGGCGAAGAAGCTCTACGTGCAGCGGGGGGCGAGTCCCTGGCCGCACTGCGGCCGCAGGCTCACATAG
- a CDS encoding zinc ribbon domain-containing protein, whose product MQVGGSCRPDGRHLPSSVIKARTRQIAVFAGRHDRMPVDVFEVESAPRAARMLLLSACDRQQATIERAHEPRRALLRLQLPTRPDPRSYTDWTWVACSVSLPPTIPAGAVLHLPTIRPRGGGVRVDLAYTQAVPKAVRSGHVVALGVDWGLNTLLCAGAARLNEDGRITALGAGGMFRAAGVLAKQHRLRRLSEYLNAKVDHYQRLSAGDEQHALAGKRTVLSDEISRVCARRSNLNDTLACAAARWAVDQAIAAGASVIYVEDLRSLEARGMGRTMNTRLSQQVRGQIVDRMRHMAAETGTAVVSVPAHNTSKHCPRCLTPLSHRKAPDRPTAPGWKWAVCPSCHWQGDRDHGAWQRIAARGLAHQAKTVTDRTTGAMAIRSVVDPLEAGAVITPHAHQTSRRDRSKIGPTRHKTRRPTPRRRRTPSPARPPGPAGKRPEGHAHTDRPRLPRAADRHQDVTTISTSTVSRHRPRGSALGAGFHFHAHASPPLWNPILGPDTMPGTGSLCRSETLAR is encoded by the coding sequence ATGCAGGTGGGCGGAAGCTGCCGGCCGGACGGACGGCATCTGCCTTCGAGCGTCATCAAGGCCCGTACCCGCCAGATCGCCGTGTTCGCCGGCCGGCACGACCGGATGCCTGTCGATGTGTTTGAGGTGGAGAGCGCGCCCAGGGCAGCTCGGATGCTGCTGTTGTCGGCGTGTGATAGGCAACAGGCCACCATCGAGCGGGCGCATGAGCCGCGCCGCGCGCTGCTACGCCTGCAGCTCCCCACCCGGCCGGATCCGCGCTCGTACACGGACTGGACATGGGTGGCCTGCTCGGTCTCCCTGCCGCCGACGATCCCTGCGGGTGCGGTGCTGCACTTGCCCACGATCCGCCCACGCGGAGGTGGGGTCCGCGTCGATCTCGCCTACACCCAGGCTGTGCCGAAAGCCGTTCGTAGCGGGCACGTGGTCGCGCTCGGCGTGGACTGGGGCCTGAACACCCTGCTTTGCGCCGGAGCAGCGCGGCTGAACGAGGACGGGAGGATCACCGCCCTCGGGGCCGGTGGCATGTTCCGGGCCGCCGGTGTCCTTGCGAAGCAGCACCGGCTGCGCCGACTGTCCGAGTACTTGAACGCCAAGGTCGACCACTACCAGAGGCTGAGTGCAGGGGACGAGCAGCACGCGCTGGCCGGCAAACGAACTGTCTTGAGCGACGAGATCAGCCGAGTCTGCGCACGCCGCTCGAACCTCAATGACACTCTGGCCTGTGCCGCCGCCCGATGGGCCGTCGATCAGGCAATCGCCGCCGGGGCAAGCGTCATCTATGTTGAGGACCTGCGCTCTCTGGAGGCCCGTGGGATGGGCCGCACCATGAACACGCGCCTCTCTCAGCAGGTACGCGGGCAGATCGTCGATCGCATGCGGCACATGGCCGCCGAGACGGGCACAGCCGTCGTCAGTGTCCCGGCCCACAACACATCCAAGCACTGCCCGCGGTGCCTCACCCCGCTATCGCACCGCAAGGCCCCAGACCGGCCAACCGCACCGGGCTGGAAATGGGCCGTCTGCCCGTCCTGCCACTGGCAGGGCGACCGCGATCACGGTGCATGGCAGCGGATCGCGGCCCGCGGACTTGCCCACCAGGCCAAGACCGTCACCGACCGCACCACCGGGGCCATGGCCATCCGCAGCGTCGTGGACCCACTCGAAGCGGGCGCGGTCATCACACCCCACGCACACCAGACCAGCCGGCGGGACAGGTCCAAGATCGGACCCACCCGGCACAAGACCAGACGTCCGACGCCCAGGCGACGCCGGACACCCTCCCCTGCCAGGCCCCCGGGCCCGGCAGGCAAGCGTCCGGAGGGACACGCCCACACGGACCGGCCCCGACTGCCGCGCGCAGCCGACCGGCACCAGGACGTGACGACGATCAGCACATCCACCGTCAGCCGGCACCGGCCACGAGGGTCAGCGCTGGGCGCGGGATTTCACTTCCACGCCCACGCCAGCCCTCCACTGTGGAATCCGATCCTCGGACCAGACACCATGCCTGGCACAGGATCACTCTGCCGATCTGAGACGCTTGCGCGGTGA
- the rsmA gene encoding 16S rRNA (adenine(1518)-N(6)/adenine(1519)-N(6))-dimethyltransferase RsmA — MSTAEQQPNENPATPSDALLGPAEIRELAAVLGVKPTKQKGQNFVIDANTVRRIVRTAEVRPDDVVVEVGPGLGSLTLALLEAADRVTAVEIDDILAAALPATIEARMPGRKDRFALVHSDAMLVTELPGPAPTALVANLPYNVAVPVLLTMLDRFPSIERTLVMVQAEVADRLAAEPGNKVYGVPSVKANWYAHVKRAGSIGRKVFWPAPNVDSGLVSLVRRTEPIKTTATKAEVFAVVDAAFAQRRKTLRAALAGWAGSAAGAEAALVAAGISPQARGESLTVEQFAAIAEHKPAAERPAL, encoded by the coding sequence GTGAGCACCGCAGAGCAGCAGCCCAACGAAAACCCCGCCACCCCTTCCGACGCCCTCCTCGGACCGGCCGAGATCCGGGAGCTGGCCGCCGTACTCGGCGTGAAGCCGACGAAGCAGAAGGGGCAGAACTTCGTCATCGACGCCAACACGGTGCGCCGGATCGTGCGCACCGCCGAGGTGCGCCCCGACGACGTGGTCGTCGAGGTCGGGCCGGGGCTGGGCTCGCTGACGCTCGCCCTGCTGGAGGCCGCCGACCGGGTCACCGCCGTCGAGATCGACGACATCCTCGCGGCCGCGCTGCCCGCCACCATCGAAGCCCGGATGCCCGGGCGCAAGGACCGCTTCGCGCTGGTCCACTCCGACGCCATGCTCGTGACGGAGCTGCCCGGCCCGGCGCCCACCGCGCTCGTCGCGAACCTGCCGTACAACGTGGCCGTGCCGGTGCTGCTGACCATGCTCGACCGCTTCCCGAGCATCGAGCGGACCCTGGTCATGGTGCAGGCGGAGGTCGCCGACCGGCTCGCCGCCGAGCCGGGCAACAAGGTGTACGGGGTCCCCTCCGTCAAGGCCAACTGGTACGCGCACGTCAAGCGCGCCGGCTCCATCGGCCGCAAGGTCTTCTGGCCCGCGCCGAACGTCGACTCCGGCCTGGTATCGCTGGTCCGCCGGACCGAGCCGATCAAGACCACCGCCACCAAGGCCGAGGTGTTCGCGGTCGTCGACGCCGCCTTCGCCCAGCGCCGCAAGACGCTGCGCGCCGCGCTGGCCGGCTGGGCCGGTTCGGCGGCGGGCGCCGAAGCCGCGCTGGTCGCCGCCGGGATCTCCCCGCAGGCGCGCGGGGAATCGCTGACGGTGGAGCAGTTCGCCGCGATCGCCGAGCACAAGCCCGCGGCGGAGAGGCCCGCGCTGTGA
- a CDS encoding 4-(cytidine 5'-diphospho)-2-C-methyl-D-erythritol kinase — protein sequence MSTRTSVTVRVPAKVNVQLAVGAARPDGFHDLANVFLAVSLFDEVTATPADSLTVSCEGPDADHVPLDRTNLAARAAELLAARHGIAPSVHLHIAKNIPVAGGMAGGSADGAAALLACDALWGLDTPRAELLDICAALGSDVPFSLVGGAALGTGRGELLTPVASGTFHWVFAVADGGLSTPAVFREFDRLAAAEGTPIPEPEASPALLSALASGDPDTLAATLANDLQPAALSLRPQLADTLAAGLDSGALAALVSGSGPTTAFLVRDPESALKVAAVLDASGTCRTTRVAAAPAPGATVLP from the coding sequence GTGAGCACCCGTACGAGCGTGACCGTGCGCGTCCCCGCGAAGGTCAACGTCCAGCTGGCGGTGGGCGCGGCCCGCCCCGACGGCTTCCACGACCTGGCCAACGTCTTCCTCGCCGTCTCCCTCTTCGACGAGGTCACGGCCACACCGGCCGACTCCCTGACCGTCAGCTGCGAGGGCCCGGACGCCGACCACGTGCCGCTGGACCGTACGAACCTCGCCGCGCGGGCCGCCGAGCTCCTCGCGGCGCGCCACGGCATCGCCCCCTCGGTCCACCTCCACATCGCGAAGAACATCCCGGTGGCGGGCGGCATGGCCGGCGGCAGCGCGGACGGGGCCGCGGCCCTGCTGGCGTGCGACGCCCTGTGGGGGCTGGACACCCCGCGCGCCGAACTGCTCGACATCTGCGCGGCGCTCGGCAGCGACGTCCCGTTCAGCCTGGTCGGCGGCGCCGCGCTGGGCACCGGCCGCGGGGAACTGCTGACGCCGGTGGCGTCGGGAACCTTCCACTGGGTGTTCGCGGTGGCCGACGGAGGGCTGTCCACCCCGGCCGTCTTCCGCGAGTTCGACCGCCTGGCCGCCGCCGAGGGCACGCCGATCCCGGAGCCCGAGGCCTCACCGGCCCTCCTCTCCGCCCTCGCCTCGGGGGACCCGGACACGCTGGCCGCCACCCTGGCGAACGACCTCCAGCCGGCCGCGCTGTCGCTGCGCCCGCAGCTGGCGGACACGCTGGCGGCGGGCCTGGACTCCGGAGCGCTGGCCGCGCTGGTCTCGGGCTCGGGGCCGACGACGGCCTTCCTGGTCCGCGACCCGGAATCCGCGCTGAAGGTGGCCGCCGTGCTCGACGCCTCGGGCACCTGCCGCACCACCCGCGTGGCCGCCGCCCCGGCTCCTGGCGCCACTGTCCTGCCGTAG
- a CDS encoding acyltransferase family protein, with product MTASARDMAEATPATRDRYVDLLRVASLGTVIAGHWLMAAVSTGGIGNLLALVPALQVLTWGLQIMPVFFFVGGFAHALSYRSLARRGDGQPVYAAFLRARLQRLLRPTLVFVLVWAVLALGVQLAGRGDGVLSGAALRMVTQPLWFIGIYLAMVALTPPLLKLHGRHGWAAFAGLFGAAAAVDVLRFALGVPYVEFLNFAFVWLAVHQLGFLRADGRLGGVRLPAALAAAGLAGAALLVAYGPYPLSMVGMPGEKVSNMAPPTLALLCHGLWLVGAVQLLARPATAWLRRPRVWRGVVAANGIAMTAFLWHLTAMLAVYGAQLALGIALPEPATAAWWAQVPVRILLAAALTALLVACFRRFEAPSAPSASPTAAGSGPRAAAGITLCILGILGLSMTGLGGLLEGHSATLIAVPVTAPAAIAMALGGRLLVERSGPARRVRLRG from the coding sequence ATGACAGCGAGCGCACGCGACATGGCCGAGGCGACCCCCGCCACCCGCGACCGGTACGTCGACCTCCTGCGGGTCGCCTCCCTCGGCACCGTCATCGCCGGCCACTGGCTGATGGCGGCCGTCAGCACCGGCGGCATAGGGAATCTCCTCGCCCTCGTGCCCGCCCTCCAGGTGCTCACCTGGGGGCTGCAGATCATGCCGGTGTTCTTCTTCGTCGGCGGCTTCGCGCACGCGCTCTCGTACCGCAGCCTCGCCCGCCGCGGCGACGGGCAGCCCGTCTACGCCGCCTTCCTGCGGGCCCGGCTCCAGCGGCTGCTGCGGCCCACGCTCGTCTTCGTCCTCGTGTGGGCCGTCCTCGCGCTCGGCGTGCAGCTCGCCGGGCGCGGCGACGGGGTGCTGAGCGGGGCCGCGCTGCGGATGGTGACGCAGCCGCTGTGGTTCATCGGGATCTACCTCGCGATGGTCGCCCTCACCCCGCCGCTGCTCAAGCTCCACGGGCGCCACGGATGGGCCGCCTTCGCCGGGCTGTTCGGCGCGGCCGCCGCCGTGGACGTACTGCGCTTCGCGCTCGGCGTGCCGTACGTGGAGTTCCTGAACTTCGCCTTCGTCTGGCTCGCCGTCCACCAGCTCGGCTTCCTCCGCGCCGACGGCCGGCTCGGCGGGGTCCGCCTGCCCGCCGCCCTCGCCGCCGCGGGCCTCGCCGGGGCCGCGCTGCTGGTGGCGTACGGGCCGTACCCGCTGTCCATGGTCGGGATGCCCGGCGAGAAGGTCTCCAACATGGCCCCGCCCACTCTGGCCCTGCTCTGCCACGGCCTGTGGCTCGTCGGCGCCGTCCAGCTCCTGGCCCGGCCCGCCACCGCCTGGCTGCGCCGCCCCCGCGTCTGGCGCGGGGTCGTCGCCGCCAACGGGATCGCCATGACCGCCTTCCTCTGGCACCTCACCGCGATGCTCGCCGTGTACGGAGCCCAGCTCGCCCTCGGGATCGCCCTGCCCGAGCCCGCCACCGCCGCCTGGTGGGCGCAGGTGCCCGTACGGATCCTCCTGGCGGCCGCCCTGACCGCACTGCTCGTCGCCTGCTTCCGCCGCTTCGAGGCCCCGTCCGCCCCGTCCGCATCCCCGACGGCCGCGGGAAGCGGCCCGCGCGCCGCCGCCGGCATCACCCTGTGCATCCTCGGCATCCTCGGGCTCTCCATGACCGGCCTCGGGGGCCTGCTCGAAGGGCACAGCGCCACCCTGATCGCCGTCCCCGTCACCGCGCCGGCCGCCATCGCGATGGCGCTCGGCGGCCGGCTGCTGGTGGAACGGTCCGGCCCCGCCCGGCGCGTTAGGCTGAGGGGCTGA